From the Fibrobacter sp. UWB11 genome, one window contains:
- a CDS encoding transglycosylase domain-containing protein, with the protein MNKFVKITVAFFLVALICYIPFYIVVFKILPERDPDNLFNRTTILQVLSGETRVFYEDGENLLGAFFDANHRVYVPYGDIPVNLINALIAAEDSRYWTHNGYDLKGFMRAMVNNVKSGRMSQGGSSLTQQAVKNIFGREERSVKEKLKEFLNALRMEKHFSKEDILEFYLNQFHVSGTGKGVAIAAQYFFNKELKDLTLAECAFIAGSVKGPFNYDPFIQRTEERRQKALERGETRLKYVLGRMVEEGYIEQADMDAALAKPLEFNHGNFRFTMSTTLERLEERLDSDFFHELFQQEGIEDWRKAQLEITTTLNAKSQDAAKRALQTNISNLQLQLGGFVLPKAQFANRARNARKGDYLYGAVDSVFYDTTGRLQSLKLNFGQLKGIVTEQAVNDFAKLAGGDVNKILATQLKPGAILLVSIIDETPIDGYAPCKIETEPVLQGALVAIQNGKVLASQGGFHNTGFDRSFKALRQLGSSWKPILYALALKYHWNYLDNLENEFNAFQYGNQFYFPRPDHKNKGDVVSIAWAATRSENIASIWLLEHLLDKLSDKEFEDVARENGFAREPGEERIKFVERLRDKYGLMMKEEVKREIEFTKARDALVERYMNDGKVLQARAVQNLRYGMFNDIGLKQAKRDPKITKYVNHNFKRYSEIWRAREIQELDPDESANLQPLDSVQLIENFTLADFKRLNAMIEPVDSDADYYDMAHLRYWPDYRRALSMADYARFANEIGIRQKLQRVFSMPLGVNDITLAEISTAYQTILTGKIFKCKDADWTEPCFIKEIRNRDGRVIFRNKMESKVVLDDTVTTQVGVMLRSVFTNGTAHSQLSALSIKNPEGASKLRYPVMGKTGTTNDYRNVAFLGALPTYVKEKNGVALDSVIAIGSYVGFDDNKPLKSGRTRIAGASGGLPQWAAFAKEEMDILGLPKQIDFLDISMLATGEVPLMLTNERGELTVDPMTGEALVNGEKGRPLPWLDVPGFTPPQVQKIAAETIAKSGIVVSLPMPQTSTPTQTGTATDSTAKAQGTAPSVAQPATAQSTQPAIPADARPVSEVMKADSIKRATEAATTQPKPATPAPSVAPQQGTAQVVTVPQTVKEIQPPKPQAAMPKDDDWDLPENFNSKNAFVPIEVDTE; encoded by the coding sequence ATGAATAAGTTTGTCAAAATTACAGTCGCCTTCTTTCTCGTAGCCCTGATATGCTACATCCCCTTTTATATAGTCGTGTTCAAGATCCTCCCCGAACGCGACCCGGACAACCTTTTCAACCGCACGACCATTTTGCAGGTGCTCTCGGGCGAAACCCGCGTTTTCTATGAAGACGGTGAAAACCTGTTGGGAGCCTTCTTTGACGCAAACCACCGTGTTTACGTCCCCTACGGCGATATTCCGGTAAACCTCATTAACGCCCTTATTGCAGCCGAAGACTCCCGTTACTGGACCCACAACGGCTACGACCTCAAGGGGTTCATGCGCGCCATGGTCAATAACGTCAAGTCCGGACGAATGAGCCAGGGCGGTTCCTCGCTTACGCAACAGGCCGTCAAGAACATTTTTGGCCGCGAAGAACGTAGCGTCAAGGAAAAGCTCAAGGAATTCTTGAACGCGCTCCGCATGGAAAAGCATTTTTCCAAGGAAGACATCCTGGAATTCTACCTGAACCAGTTCCACGTTTCGGGTACGGGTAAAGGCGTTGCCATTGCAGCTCAATACTTCTTCAACAAGGAACTCAAGGACCTGACGCTTGCCGAATGCGCATTTATTGCAGGCTCGGTGAAGGGACCGTTCAATTACGATCCATTTATCCAGCGCACCGAAGAACGTAGGCAAAAGGCACTCGAACGCGGAGAAACTCGACTCAAGTACGTGCTCGGACGCATGGTCGAAGAAGGCTATATCGAACAGGCCGACATGGACGCGGCACTTGCAAAGCCGTTGGAATTCAACCACGGCAACTTCCGCTTTACCATGAGCACAACGCTCGAACGCTTGGAAGAACGCCTCGACAGCGACTTTTTCCACGAGCTTTTCCAGCAGGAAGGCATCGAGGACTGGCGTAAGGCACAGCTCGAAATCACGACGACTTTGAACGCCAAGTCACAAGACGCAGCCAAGCGCGCGTTGCAGACAAATATCAGCAACTTGCAATTGCAACTCGGCGGTTTTGTACTCCCCAAGGCACAATTTGCAAACCGCGCGCGCAACGCCCGCAAAGGCGACTACCTGTACGGCGCCGTGGATAGCGTATTCTACGATACTACCGGCAGACTCCAATCGCTCAAACTCAACTTCGGGCAGCTCAAGGGTATTGTCACGGAACAGGCGGTCAATGATTTTGCAAAACTCGCCGGCGGCGATGTGAACAAGATTCTCGCAACCCAGCTCAAGCCGGGCGCCATTCTCCTCGTGAGCATTATCGACGAAACTCCGATCGATGGTTACGCTCCGTGCAAAATCGAAACGGAACCGGTACTGCAAGGCGCCCTGGTCGCCATCCAGAACGGCAAGGTGCTCGCCAGCCAAGGCGGGTTCCACAACACCGGATTTGACCGTAGCTTCAAGGCTCTCCGCCAGCTCGGTTCTAGCTGGAAGCCGATTCTTTACGCACTCGCTCTCAAGTACCACTGGAACTACCTCGACAATCTCGAAAACGAATTCAACGCATTCCAATACGGCAACCAGTTCTACTTCCCGCGCCCGGACCACAAGAACAAGGGTGACGTTGTAAGCATTGCATGGGCTGCCACGCGTTCCGAAAACATCGCAAGTATTTGGCTTTTGGAACATCTTTTAGACAAACTTTCGGACAAGGAATTCGAGGACGTTGCCCGCGAAAACGGTTTTGCACGTGAACCGGGAGAAGAACGTATCAAGTTTGTTGAACGACTGCGCGACAAGTACGGCCTCATGATGAAGGAAGAAGTCAAGCGCGAAATCGAATTCACGAAGGCCCGCGATGCACTTGTAGAACGTTATATGAACGATGGCAAGGTTTTGCAAGCCCGCGCCGTGCAGAATTTGCGCTATGGCATGTTCAATGACATCGGGCTAAAACAAGCAAAGAGAGACCCGAAGATTACAAAATACGTCAACCACAACTTCAAACGTTATTCTGAAATTTGGCGCGCCCGTGAAATTCAGGAACTCGACCCCGATGAATCCGCAAACTTGCAGCCGCTCGATTCTGTACAACTTATTGAAAACTTCACGCTTGCCGACTTTAAGCGTTTGAACGCCATGATTGAACCTGTAGACAGCGATGCCGATTACTACGACATGGCCCATTTGCGCTACTGGCCGGATTACCGCCGCGCCCTTTCGATGGCCGACTATGCACGCTTTGCAAACGAAATCGGCATCCGCCAAAAACTGCAAAGAGTGTTCAGTATGCCGCTCGGCGTGAACGACATTACGCTCGCCGAAATCAGCACAGCCTACCAGACAATCCTCACCGGAAAAATCTTCAAATGCAAGGATGCCGATTGGACGGAACCCTGCTTTATCAAGGAAATCCGCAACCGCGATGGACGCGTTATCTTTAGAAACAAGATGGAATCGAAAGTAGTACTCGACGACACCGTAACGACTCAGGTAGGCGTCATGTTACGCTCCGTGTTCACAAACGGTACAGCACATAGCCAGCTTTCGGCACTCAGCATCAAGAATCCGGAAGGTGCATCGAAACTTCGCTACCCGGTAATGGGCAAGACGGGTACAACAAACGATTACAGGAATGTGGCGTTCTTGGGCGCGCTCCCGACATACGTCAAGGAAAAGAACGGCGTGGCACTGGACAGCGTTATTGCTATCGGAAGCTATGTAGGCTTTGACGACAACAAGCCTTTGAAATCGGGACGTACACGTATTGCAGGGGCTTCGGGTGGTCTCCCGCAATGGGCTGCATTTGCAAAGGAAGAAATGGACATTCTCGGGCTCCCGAAACAGATTGACTTCTTAGACATTTCGATGCTCGCCACGGGCGAAGTTCCGCTGATGCTGACAAACGAACGCGGAGAACTCACAGTGGACCCGATGACAGGTGAAGCTTTGGTGAACGGCGAAAAAGGTCGCCCATTGCCGTGGCTCGATGTACCGGGATTCACGCCGCCGCAAGTGCAAAAGATTGCCGCAGAAACTATTGCAAAGTCGGGAATTGTCGTAAGCTTGCCGATGCCGCAAACAAGCACGCCTACGCAAACTGGAACCGCAACAGATTCCACAGCGAAAGCACAGGGAACCGCTCCCAGCGTGGCACAGCCCGCTACTGCCCAGTCGACTCAGCCTGCAATTCCTGCTGATGCAAGGCCAGTTTCCGAAGTCATGAAGGCTGATTCTATCAAGCGCGCCACAGAAGCGGCCACAACACAGCCGAAGCCCGCAACCCCAGCGCCAAGCGTAGCTCCGCAGCAAGGAACAGCGCAAGTCGTTACGGTTCCGCAAACGGTCAAGGAGATTCAGCCGCCCAAGCCGCAAGCCGCCATGCCCAAGGATGACGACTGGGATTTGCCGGAAAACTTCAACAGCAAAAATGCATTTGTTCCTATCGAAGTTGATACAGAATAG
- a CDS encoding sulfite exporter TauE/SafE family protein, whose protein sequence is MTDWWNYAQYPAFFILGAVVSLINSIAGGGSTLSLPIMIFLGLPATVANGTNRIGLIIGNFSSAFNLARHGYLNKKIFLQLLLPTFFGALLGACFLVRIGDKLFQAILAVVICLVVVMSNLRKDILGKPPETPPEKLTVKGAIGFFGIAIYGCIVQVGVGFVQIFGLTRYTGLDPIHVNAIKNALTNVFLIVSTVALGIAGKIDWPIAIIMAAGAWLGGYLGSFTQRKKGNKFIQRFISVCSIGMAIALVVDLVMK, encoded by the coding sequence GTGACAGATTGGTGGAATTACGCCCAGTACCCGGCATTCTTTATCTTGGGTGCAGTCGTAAGCCTTATCAACAGCATCGCAGGCGGCGGTTCCACGCTTAGCCTCCCTATCATGATTTTCCTCGGGCTCCCCGCGACTGTCGCAAACGGCACAAACCGCATCGGACTTATCATCGGGAATTTCAGCAGCGCTTTCAATCTTGCGCGTCACGGCTACCTGAACAAGAAAATTTTCTTGCAGCTACTGTTGCCGACATTCTTCGGTGCACTCCTTGGCGCATGCTTCTTGGTCCGCATTGGCGACAAGCTATTTCAAGCAATTCTTGCCGTCGTGATTTGCCTTGTGGTGGTCATGAGTAACTTGCGCAAGGACATTCTCGGAAAGCCTCCTGAGACCCCTCCCGAAAAGCTTACCGTCAAAGGCGCCATCGGATTTTTCGGAATTGCAATCTACGGTTGCATTGTACAAGTGGGCGTTGGCTTTGTACAAATTTTCGGGCTCACGCGCTACACGGGACTTGATCCGATTCACGTGAACGCCATCAAGAATGCGCTCACGAACGTATTCCTGATTGTAAGCACGGTTGCACTCGGCATCGCAGGGAAAATTGACTGGCCAATAGCGATTATCATGGCCGCAGGCGCCTGGCTCGGCGGTTACCTCGGCAGTTTTACGCAGCGCAAAAAAGGGAACAAGTTCATCCAACGATTCATCAGCGTCTGCAGCATCGGCATGGCTATTGCGCTCGTTGTTGACCTAGTGATGAAGTAA
- a CDS encoding thiamine pyrophosphate-dependent enzyme → MPAFDPNAKKMLISGNEAISLSMRHCNVQLAAGYPGTPSTEILEDYSELGGYAQWAPNEKVAAEVALGAAFGHARSVVTMKMVGLNVASDVLYTATYTGVDGGMVWIVADDPGQGSSQNEQDTRNHAKASVCPMFEPSNSQEAYDFFRIAMQTSEKFKIPVILRMTTRVDHSKSIVVPKEELPAMVPNFERNIAQHVMVPGFSKPAGRRLRAKMDEMEAWNVAEGPNKVEMRSADFGIIVSGISYHHVREAAPEASILKLGMTYPLPMQLIKDFAKKFEGKRLMVIEENDPWLAENIKAAGIQCESKFDPIFRFGELDVNRVRRIIAGDKNPDPVPVKGKPPMLCPGCPHRSSFAVLKELDCIVSGDIGCYTLAALPPISAMDYMIDMGAAIGMGIGLRNVLPREQAKRVVSVIGDSTFVHSGITGLVEAGYNRPETGHVVIILDNSITAMTGQQEHPGTGRHLDHSPAYKIDYKEVAKVAGFDNVYEVNQVKEPEEFKRLVKESLEKDELTLIVAKSPCILALKSILAWDKANKEKAEKALAEAEAAAKKNNNF, encoded by the coding sequence ATGCCAGCTTTTGATCCAAATGCGAAAAAGATGCTGATTTCGGGCAACGAAGCCATTTCCCTTTCCATGCGTCATTGCAATGTGCAGCTTGCCGCAGGTTATCCGGGAACTCCGTCCACCGAAATCTTGGAAGATTACTCTGAACTGGGTGGCTATGCCCAGTGGGCTCCGAACGAAAAGGTCGCTGCCGAAGTCGCTCTCGGTGCCGCTTTTGGACACGCCCGCAGTGTTGTCACCATGAAGATGGTTGGCTTGAATGTGGCAAGTGATGTTCTCTATACCGCAACTTACACGGGTGTCGATGGCGGCATGGTTTGGATTGTTGCCGATGATCCGGGCCAGGGCAGTTCCCAGAACGAACAGGATACGCGTAACCACGCGAAGGCCTCCGTTTGCCCGATGTTCGAACCGTCCAACTCCCAGGAAGCTTACGACTTCTTCCGCATCGCCATGCAGACGAGCGAAAAGTTCAAGATTCCTGTCATCCTCCGCATGACCACCCGCGTGGACCATTCCAAGTCTATCGTCGTGCCGAAGGAAGAACTCCCGGCAATGGTGCCGAACTTTGAACGCAATATCGCCCAGCATGTGATGGTGCCTGGCTTCTCGAAGCCGGCTGGCCGTCGCCTCCGCGCCAAGATGGACGAAATGGAAGCTTGGAACGTTGCCGAAGGCCCGAACAAGGTCGAAATGCGCAGCGCTGACTTCGGTATCATCGTGAGCGGCATCAGCTACCACCACGTCCGCGAAGCCGCCCCGGAAGCAAGCATCCTCAAACTCGGTATGACATACCCGCTGCCGATGCAGCTCATCAAGGATTTCGCCAAGAAGTTCGAAGGCAAGCGCCTCATGGTCATCGAAGAAAACGACCCGTGGCTTGCTGAAAACATCAAGGCCGCAGGCATCCAGTGCGAAAGCAAGTTTGACCCGATTTTCCGTTTTGGTGAACTCGACGTGAACCGCGTCCGCCGCATTATCGCTGGCGACAAGAACCCGGATCCGGTTCCGGTCAAGGGTAAGCCGCCTATGCTCTGCCCGGGCTGCCCGCACCGCAGCTCCTTCGCCGTGCTCAAGGAACTCGACTGCATCGTTTCCGGTGACATCGGCTGCTACACGCTCGCCGCTCTCCCGCCCATCAGCGCCATGGACTACATGATTGACATGGGTGCCGCAATCGGTATGGGTATCGGTCTCCGTAACGTGCTTCCGCGTGAACAGGCAAAGCGCGTTGTCTCCGTGATTGGCGACTCTACGTTTGTTCACAGCGGCATCACCGGCCTTGTGGAAGCTGGTTACAACCGTCCGGAAACTGGCCATGTCGTTATCATTCTCGACAACAGCATTACTGCTATGACCGGTCAGCAGGAACACCCGGGTACGGGCCGTCACCTCGACCACTCTCCGGCATACAAGATTGACTACAAGGAAGTTGCAAAGGTCGCCGGTTTCGACAACGTCTACGAAGTGAACCAGGTCAAGGAACCGGAAGAATTCAAGCGCCTCGTGAAGGAATCCCTCGAAAAGGACGAACTCACTTTGATCGTCGCTAAGAGCCCCTGCATTCTCGCCCTCAAGAGCATTCTTGCCTGGGACAAGGCGAACAAGGAAAAGGCCGAAAAGGCCCTCGCCGAAGCAGAAGCCGCTGCCAAGAAGAACAATAACTTTTAA
- a CDS encoding SUMF1/EgtB/PvdO family nonheme iron enzyme → MNILEIKISILCIFLCIACSLFCTACSDREKYIALNRGSLKTETWLEVEKNDSLNICIDSKVRTWETSLDTEIFNDSCLKIQVPTLIGVYPINVKFFDSDSAYKINLIVGMKYLNFKNEETLYGNDRRQMHASDTKTVSVTGTYLVDEYPVTNCEITQLMWDEIPLNPKDHQIEKEWSERKKSSMRNEKCDAHDSAANMISLYMAMKYANARSIREGLKPYYNFSATKDRYIKIIEPESGEYDDSIINPRYQYVAIYYRESTKQRKGPLHQYIIMSYDFSNHEEKAIHVSADSTSDGYRLPYYDEWMMLARGGEKKAKPWCNNSAKIKDVTKYARFAKYKEHVKTEPVGQLLPNGYGLYDVLGLVEEHVLLEDHNWLRPIVEGLMITVVIDNRHEEDIECYRNDCPYCLKKGRDCPSCLKGGGLFHDWKRINYSYRSEDRYTGYSGGFRLIRNIGNNAKWTDVKSDKE, encoded by the coding sequence ATGAATATCTTGGAAATAAAAATATCGATTTTATGTATTTTCCTTTGCATTGCTTGCTCATTATTTTGTACAGCCTGCTCAGATAGGGAAAAATATATCGCTTTAAATCGAGGTTCTTTAAAAACCGAAACTTGGCTCGAGGTCGAAAAGAACGATTCCCTCAACATTTGCATCGATTCAAAAGTCCGCACGTGGGAAACCTCGTTGGATACCGAAATTTTCAATGATTCGTGCCTGAAAATCCAAGTTCCGACGCTTATCGGCGTCTATCCAATTAATGTGAAGTTTTTTGATTCTGACAGTGCCTATAAAATTAATCTAATAGTCGGCATGAAGTATTTGAACTTCAAAAATGAAGAAACTTTATATGGTAATGACCGTCGTCAAATGCACGCGTCTGACACAAAGACGGTGTCTGTTACAGGAACTTATCTAGTAGATGAATACCCGGTTACCAATTGCGAAATCACTCAATTAATGTGGGATGAAATTCCCTTAAATCCAAAGGATCATCAGATTGAAAAAGAATGGTCAGAAAGAAAAAAGTCCAGCATGCGTAACGAAAAATGCGATGCCCATGATTCTGCGGCAAATATGATTTCTTTGTATATGGCAATGAAGTATGCCAATGCGCGCAGCATTCGAGAAGGATTGAAGCCATATTATAATTTTTCTGCGACTAAAGATAGATATATAAAAATAATTGAACCTGAATCAGGTGAATATGACGATTCAATAATCAATCCGCGATATCAATATGTTGCAATATACTATCGTGAGTCTACTAAACAACGCAAAGGGCCATTGCATCAATATATCATTATGTCTTATGATTTTTCCAATCATGAAGAAAAAGCAATTCATGTTAGCGCTGATTCAACTTCTGATGGTTACCGGCTACCGTATTATGACGAATGGATGATGCTTGCTCGCGGTGGAGAAAAAAAGGCCAAGCCTTGGTGCAATAATTCCGCTAAAATAAAAGACGTTACGAAATATGCAAGATTTGCCAAATATAAGGAACATGTAAAAACAGAACCAGTAGGTCAATTACTCCCTAATGGTTATGGCCTGTATGATGTTTTGGGCTTGGTGGAAGAACACGTTCTTTTAGAAGATCACAATTGGTTAAGACCTATTGTTGAAGGTTTAATGATAACAGTAGTTATAGATAATAGACATGAGGAAGATATAGAATGTTACCGAAACGACTGTCCATACTGTTTAAAAAAAGGTAGAGATTGTCCGTCTTGTTTGAAGGGTGGAGGCCTTTTTCACGATTGGAAAAGGATAAACTATAGTTATCGTTCTGAGGATCGATATACAGGTTATTCCGGTGGTTTCCGTCTCATCCGCAACATCGGCAATAACGCCAAGTGGACCGATGTCAAGTCCGACAAGGAATAA
- a CDS encoding 2-oxoacid:acceptor oxidoreductase family protein translates to MSVMNVKFAGLGGTGVIKASDVMAELVFEQGYDVKKAEVHGMSQRGGSIASDVRFAKDEEVQSPMIPCGEADYLVVFDETQVVVNEAYMKQGGVLLTPADIDVSKLENVKALNVAMLGKLSKYFDFTVEQWLVALNKLFAEKFHEGNKKAFMLGREG, encoded by the coding sequence ATGAGCGTAATGAACGTTAAATTTGCAGGCCTCGGTGGCACAGGTGTTATCAAGGCTAGTGACGTGATGGCCGAACTCGTTTTCGAACAAGGTTACGATGTGAAAAAAGCCGAAGTCCATGGCATGAGCCAGCGCGGCGGTTCCATCGCTTCTGACGTGCGCTTTGCAAAAGATGAAGAAGTGCAGTCCCCGATGATCCCGTGCGGCGAAGCCGACTACCTCGTTGTCTTTGACGAAACGCAGGTTGTCGTGAACGAAGCCTACATGAAGCAGGGTGGCGTGCTCCTCACGCCGGCGGACATCGATGTTTCCAAGCTCGAAAACGTGAAGGCTTTGAATGTCGCCATGCTCGGCAAGCTCAGCAAGTACTTCGACTTCACCGTTGAACAGTGGCTCGTCGCTTTGAACAAGCTCTTTGCCGAAAAGTTCCACGAAGGCAACAAGAAGGCTTTCATGCTTGGCCGCGAAGGCTAA
- a CDS encoding GGDEF domain-containing protein has product MANPLYSVLSFTCALVLLIFMNQFKLVLDKSEKTDKDFSRLSYWVTFFCLQDGVWGLFGSGTIFNIEYFFISSSISHAAAAILAYIWLSYILNFINIERDKAIPAKMLSISLVLFQLVLLVINYRSRFIFDVSAEGVYVIRAGRNLLYYSQYFTFFVIGLFTAYRIASAKNVGTRRHYAAGFLFILAPVLCGLLQKVYILAPCDSIGFMLGCCTIYAFFISKISRNRDLSQRAVIISGLSADYDLVVYVNTAKNQAKYFQVSEKFAPLLWEGRNSSDPKSFDDLMRRIYVPNEFSEFIEKSTLDKCIEILQTAPYYTIPFLANIDERTEHYRLKIASDKSNSQAFIVGITNVEEEHRLEETAQKLRKDLQHTKLIANKDPLTGIGSAAAFKVKCNLIDNQIKQGHKIRFAIVECDVNDLKYMNDNFGHDMGNEYLKNCCKVFCNVFSHSPVFRIGGDEFAIILYDTQYEQRTELFEKLRTSVNLKSKSPKERISFAAGMADYSSQIDESVKDVLKRADTFMYIDKSKMKKGR; this is encoded by the coding sequence ATGGCCAATCCGCTTTATTCAGTTCTTTCATTTACTTGTGCTCTCGTCTTGCTGATTTTCATGAATCAGTTCAAGTTGGTATTGGACAAAAGCGAAAAAACCGACAAGGACTTTTCACGGCTCTCGTATTGGGTGACCTTCTTTTGCCTCCAAGACGGCGTTTGGGGCCTTTTCGGTAGCGGCACCATTTTCAACATCGAATACTTTTTCATTTCGTCATCCATTTCACACGCGGCAGCGGCAATACTTGCCTACATCTGGCTGAGCTATATCCTCAATTTTATCAATATCGAACGCGACAAGGCAATCCCGGCCAAGATGCTTTCGATTTCGCTTGTCTTGTTCCAGCTCGTATTACTCGTAATAAATTACAGGTCCAGGTTCATTTTCGACGTTTCTGCCGAAGGCGTTTATGTCATACGTGCAGGCAGAAACCTCCTCTACTACAGTCAATATTTCACGTTCTTCGTCATCGGTCTTTTTACAGCATACAGGATTGCGAGTGCAAAAAACGTCGGCACACGACGTCACTACGCTGCGGGTTTTTTATTTATTCTCGCCCCCGTCCTTTGCGGTCTGCTCCAGAAAGTGTATATCCTCGCTCCTTGCGACTCTATCGGATTCATGCTCGGTTGCTGCACCATCTATGCATTCTTCATTTCAAAAATCAGCAGGAACAGGGACCTCTCGCAAAGGGCAGTCATCATCTCCGGGCTCTCGGCCGACTATGACTTGGTCGTGTACGTGAACACAGCCAAGAATCAAGCAAAGTATTTCCAGGTGAGCGAAAAATTCGCCCCCCTTCTTTGGGAAGGCCGCAATTCATCGGATCCCAAGAGCTTTGACGACCTGATGAGACGCATTTACGTCCCCAACGAGTTTAGCGAATTTATTGAAAAATCGACCCTCGACAAGTGCATCGAAATCTTGCAGACGGCCCCTTACTACACGATTCCATTCCTCGCAAATATTGACGAACGTACGGAACACTACCGCTTAAAGATTGCAAGCGACAAGAGCAATTCACAAGCTTTCATTGTCGGTATTACGAACGTCGAAGAAGAACACCGCCTCGAAGAAACCGCCCAAAAGTTAAGAAAGGACCTCCAGCATACAAAGCTTATCGCGAACAAGGACCCGCTCACAGGAATCGGGAGCGCCGCCGCGTTCAAGGTCAAATGTAATCTTATCGACAATCAAATTAAGCAAGGGCATAAAATCAGGTTCGCTATTGTAGAATGCGACGTAAACGACTTGAAGTACATGAACGACAACTTCGGACACGACATGGGTAACGAATACCTCAAGAATTGTTGCAAGGTTTTCTGCAATGTGTTTAGCCACAGCCCCGTATTCCGCATTGGCGGCGACGAATTTGCCATCATCCTTTACGATACTCAATACGAACAACGTACTGAATTATTCGAAAAGCTCAGAACATCAGTCAATCTCAAGTCAAAATCCCCGAAGGAACGCATTTCGTTTGCAGCGGGAATGGCTGACTATAGCAGTCAAATTGACGAAAGCGTAAAGGACGTGCTCAAGCGCGCGGATACCTTTATGTACATCGACAAGAGCAAAATGAAAAAAGGACGTTAA
- a CDS encoding GIY-YIG nuclease family protein: MTKAHFVYMLRCKGNRIYTGYAVDVDARYEEHCSGRGARFTKSFPPECVLRTFELETREKALRLEARIKRLKRPQKELLAAGDSAIESELRAGLGETLKARTARLRREKREREKLLHH, from the coding sequence ATGACCAAAGCTCACTTCGTCTACATGCTCCGTTGCAAGGGCAATCGCATTTACACTGGCTATGCCGTGGATGTCGACGCCCGCTATGAGGAACATTGCAGTGGGCGTGGGGCGAGATTTACTAAATCGTTCCCGCCAGAATGTGTATTGCGCACGTTCGAACTTGAAACCCGCGAAAAAGCACTCCGCCTAGAAGCCCGTATCAAAAGGCTAAAGCGCCCGCAAAAGGAACTGCTTGCCGCAGGAGATTCTGCGATAGAAAGCGAACTGCGCGCAGGTCTTGGGGAAACGCTTAAAGCCCGTACTGCAAGACTCCGTCGCGAAAAACGCGAACGTGAAAAATTACTTCATCACTAG
- a CDS encoding FprA family A-type flavoprotein — protein MIVSNFSDSIKFVGVDDREIDLFEGQYKVPDGVSYNSYVIFDEKIAVTDSVDAHKVNEWLTNVEKALQGKTPDYLIVHHLEPDHAGGFLEFIKKYPDATIAASAKALTFIPQFVKLPEGTKTLTLKDGDTLSLGKHTLKFIAAPMVHWPEVLLSYDESEKILFSADAFGTFGLSGKLGEDWVSEARRYYINIVGKYGMQVQSVLKKLADIEVKTICPLHGPVLTDNLDFYIDKYNTWSSYTPETQGVFVAYAGVYGHTAEAAKKLAESLREKGVDVTIMDLARTYSSETVAQAFRYSHLAVCATTLDAGLFPAAEKFLTHIKAKNYSNRKVGIVENGTWAPMAAKKMHEILDTLKNVTFCETTVTLKSALDETSAAKLEELAVEFAKDLGKE, from the coding sequence ATGATCGTTTCTAATTTTAGCGATAGCATTAAGTTCGTTGGGGTAGATGACCGCGAGATTGATTTATTTGAGGGGCAGTACAAGGTTCCTGACGGAGTTTCGTACAATTCCTACGTGATTTTTGACGAGAAGATTGCCGTCACGGATTCCGTGGACGCACACAAAGTAAACGAATGGCTGACAAATGTTGAAAAAGCACTGCAGGGCAAAACGCCCGACTACCTGATTGTCCATCATTTGGAACCTGACCATGCTGGCGGTTTTCTCGAATTCATCAAGAAGTACCCGGACGCAACTATTGCCGCATCTGCAAAGGCGCTTACGTTCATTCCGCAGTTCGTCAAGCTCCCCGAAGGCACAAAGACGCTCACGCTCAAGGATGGCGACACGCTTTCGCTCGGCAAGCACACGCTAAAGTTTATCGCCGCCCCGATGGTCCACTGGCCCGAAGTCTTGCTCAGCTACGACGAATCCGAAAAGATTCTGTTCTCGGCCGATGCGTTCGGCACATTCGGACTTTCTGGCAAACTCGGCGAAGACTGGGTGAGCGAAGCAAGACGCTACTACATCAACATCGTCGGGAAATATGGCATGCAGGTACAGAGCGTTTTGAAGAAGCTCGCCGATATCGAAGTCAAGACGATTTGCCCGTTGCACGGCCCGGTTCTTACAGACAATTTAGATTTCTACATTGACAAGTACAACACCTGGAGTAGCTACACGCCTGAAACGCAGGGCGTGTTTGTCGCCTACGCTGGCGTTTACGGCCACACGGCAGAAGCTGCGAAAAAGCTCGCCGAATCGCTCCGCGAAAAAGGCGTTGATGTAACGATTATGGATTTGGCCCGCACATATTCTTCGGAAACAGTCGCACAGGCATTCCGCTACAGCCATCTCGCCGTATGCGCAACAACGCTTGATGCCGGGCTCTTCCCCGCAGCCGAAAAGTTCCTCACGCACATCAAGGCGAAAAACTACAGCAACCGCAAAGTCGGCATTGTCGAAAATGGCACATGGGCGCCGATGGCCGCGAAGAAAATGCACGAGATTCTCGACACGCTCAAGAACGTGACATTCTGCGAAACGACGGTCACACTCAAGTCCGCCCTCGACGAGACTTCCGCCGCAAAGCTCGAAGAACTTGCCGTAGAATTTGCAAAGGATTTGGGGAAAGAGTAG